A segment of the Amblyomma americanum isolate KBUSLIRL-KWMA chromosome 6, ASM5285725v1, whole genome shotgun sequence genome:
ACAGGGTAATAAAATGAGCGAATGAATGCCAAGATTTTGCGGCGCAATGTGGGACAGGTGCATGTTCCGCTGTCATCAGCATATTTATTAAACGACGCAAGTGCCCGCTAGCGGTCGGCCGGGGAAGCGCGCGTTTCGCTCGAGCGCAGTGTTTTGTGACACGGGACAGGGCTGGGTGCGTCTCTTGGACAAGACAGCGGACATCCGGCGCCTTTGGAGAGAGAGGACAGAATAACGGAGGGGAGACGGAGAGGAACGGCGGTGTCACGGCGTAGCGCACGCGGCTATACACGAGTGTGTGTAGCTGTGTACACATACCATGTACACGCCGAAAGCCGAGGGAACCGTGCCACTCGGCGAGCCCCCTAAGCAACACTTCTTCCAGGCAGGATCTATGGGCAGGTGCTTACGGGGAACGCTTTCGCCCGGGCTTGACGGCTTTTGAACACGATGAACGCATAAACTGAAAATGGTGCACTTCACAATTCTGCATaataggaagggggggggggggcagacagAGCTGCATGGCGGCCATAGCTTGCTGGTTTCAGAATTCTATTCTCTGAAAAAAGGGGTTGAAAGAACGTACGACAGGAAGTTAGGGGAGGGCGAGCGTTGCACGAACGTGAACGCGTTTCTTCGGCTTCTGTCACAGCGTTATGGTTGTCTTGACAAGTATGAAAACGTGCAGCGTACTGTTGTTCAGTCccaacttaaaaaaaagaaaagaacagcagttggtaacaatgggctATGGTCCGCGGTGTCTTAcattactccgctgaccaatcacagcagtaaacgaaatcagctttttgtGACTGACTTAccaaacaagccagaggcatcgAAATTCTTGATAATTTCGTCTGGTGGTTAGTTTTTCGTCTAAGTAACATGAAAAGCCTCAACTGCGAAGTACTTTTtgtcacggaggaattctgtgcggcgacCACTGCGGaattaagttgtatccgactacagtggCATATGTCACTGCAGTCTAGACATATGGGGTTTCGTACGAAGATTTCATGACGTAACTCGGCAAAGTCTTCATAGAAAACTCGTTAGGAGTCCTAAAATTTACCACGCTGGATACGTCGCACTCATTTTAAGGGAGCACACGGAAGACAACACTTAAGTACGCGCAACGGACCACCACGGGGCAGCTAACGAAACTTTGGCGAGCCAGGTCGGATGCGACGATAGCCACATGCTCCACGTGAGCAAATTCGCCCCTTTAAAAAGTTCGAACAGGAAGCGCCCTTTCATTAAAAAGCGCAATTAAGCACACATCACGTGCGCCATGATGGTGAACCACCATGGCGGCCGTGACGAAAGCCCCCGCTGGAGCTCAGAGTCGCGTAGTGCGAGCCGTGGACAACGTGGCCTCCTCTTGCGTGCAGGGCGTCACCGGAGAGCACCAGAGGCTGGAGCGCGAGGAAGCGGAGGACCAGGAGGAGGCGGCCGGGGGGACGCCCACGTGCCGTGGCTGCAGCTTCCCCTACCTGCTGGTGCAGGCGCTGGTGCACCTGGGCATCTACATCCACAAGCTGACGCAGGACGCGTACTCGGTGTCCACATATTACCAGGAGCAGCAGCTCTACTACTGCGCCATCTCGGTGCTGTGCTTATTCGTGCCTTCGCTCGTCTACTCGGCCTACCTGGTGGCCGACAGCATCCTGGACCGCTCCACGCCTGCCTCGGACATCTGCACCAAGCTCGTCAACGGGCTCCTGCTCGTCCCCTGGCAGATCAAAGGGTAAGCGGCCGATCAGCTTTCCGCATTCTTTAGCATTCGAAGCCCGAAGTCTTCGTTGGCAATGTGACATGCTGTGTACGTTGGAAGCTCAACCGCCAATGTGACATGCTGTGTACGTTGGAAGCTCAACCGCAGATGTCGCGGGGACAGATTGCACTGTCCAGGGCACTGGAGTGTCGGGGGCACCACAGGGATTCCGGCGCACAATCGCTTCCGGATTAGTGTTCAGGCCCCGATCATTGCCCGCGTCCCATCTGCACGACGCATCGCCCCGGTCACCGCATACTAAGAAAACGAGTCGAGTGCGAGTTCTGTTCACCTGAGCACGAGTTGGATGCTGTGCGGGCTGAATCAAACGTAGCAGATAATTGCAATAAACGAAACCAGTGCCAGATAATTGCAGATACTGAGGGAAGGACACAGAAAGTTTGATAAGCGTCACTGGTTTAACTGGGTAGGTTGAGTGTGGAGTTCGGAGTGGGCGACTACCATGCCACCAGTGCTTACACGATCGACTTCCAAATTAGCAGCAAATTAAATCTCTCTTGAAGCGTGACAAGCCTGCAATACAAACACCCGGCCATCTTCGACCGCACTTATAAACAGCCTGCCAAGTCGAAGCGCAGCTCCTCCGGTTCCGATAAAAGGTCCTCCAGCTGTCAATGAGTAAAGCACAGGCGACATGTTCAAAGCATATCCAGTAATTTCAGCACCCGCCCGAGCAAGTCTACTAATCTGTACCAATGTCATCGCTACGATGGTAGCCAGCTTTCCGGCGACCCTCTCCAGTTCTGTTTTTGCTTACTGCCACGGAGCCTCATCGTTCGGAACTGACGACAAATACATGACGTTTGTCACTAAGTTCCACTTAAAGGTGCATGAACTCACTTCGGTGGTCTGAACACGGTCGAATAGATATGGTATGGTTAGGTAATGCCCCAACGCTGTATTTAgacgggacgccgtagtggagggccacctgggattctttaacgggcGCCGACATCACATAGTACGTGGGCGTTTTGTacttcgcatccatcgaaatgcggccgatgCCGGGATCCCATCATGCGACCTTAGGGTTCAGCGGCCGAACGACATAGCCACTTAGCCTCCACGTCGGTTAGTACAATGAGCATTAATCGACGTAGAATTGGCAGTACAGGTATAGATGAAGCTAGATTATAACACGACGCAATTGGGAACCATGAACCACGAACCACGCCAAACAGGAAACCTCTTGCCCAAACTGCTCTGACCTTTCCTTAGTACATGATCCCGAATGTCGATTCAGACTGTTCGAATGTAGTGTGTGTGCCTGCTCGCTGATATAATAGCGCCCTCGACGAACGTTCGAGAACTGTCCCTTCTTCTGTTGTTCCCCGTTGCAGGCACGTGGAGGTGCTGCACTTTGCTGCGCAGCGTGTGTGCAGCTGCCTGTCACCCAGCAAGGGTGAGATGGTGAGGCTGCGCACCCTCAAGCGAGAGACGTTCGTGCTGGAGTTCTTCGAGGACTTCTACGCAGGCTTCATACAGATCCTGCTCCAGCTGTACCTCGTCGTGCTCTTCCTCAACGCCGACCAGACGTCTAATGCGCGTGAGTACACTATAAGGAAAGACTCCTCACACACATTGGTTTTGGACGAAGCTTTGTGCACAGCACAGGCACAAGGGGCACAGATCAAACCTGGCGCTAAAGCCCGAGTAACACACTCGGGGCCACTCAATAGCGCCAAATATAAAAGATGATTTTTATTTGACGAAGATCAAGCGCCGAGCCTCGAGGCTAGTTGGTCAGCTAGTTGAGTCGATCCCAGCCAGGCACGTAGGTTAGGGATAGGagggcgacggagcattggaagACGCGGCGTTATAAGTTGGCATGTGTGAGGCATGCAGTTAGGACAACGGCCATCGGAGAGTGACAACAagaggtccgttcgattcgcctactctatacgtgaactggttctcgcggtgctgcacttcgccattcgtttcagcagtgcaagatggcgccgtctgcacgacgccattcgtttaaaaaaagtgcagacgttgtgcaggtctagttcagaaaagtgcaggaaaactgcgcacctcctcaatggtccgtgccgaaatggtgcagctgcagtcgccatggaagcagacgacggcttgcgctttgcgataaacggcggatatactcaaattattccactcgtcgatgatgcaatgcctcacacgggcccgccgactctcagGAAACGTtagtggccacccgagaaggcggcagccctcgccggcaccttgcatctctcgaccatcgtgctctcgacggacccgtaaccggcgtctttcctttctacaagtaaagttatattagtactcgaagccgcttaactaaaaagtaaacacgcgcatacagcgcatgatgcacgttgttgcaacaaccgcttagcatgcaagtcggcgcccgcacacctcagtcgtgttcagtaaaagaacacacgtgcgtttcgcttagctgccgcgaggttgcatcgaggctgattcatggcaacacttcgctgtgatgtgctgtttgaaaattcttcacgcggttcgggatggtggcggccgttgatttgggcgccacgctgctggctgtaatttggtggcgacgccaaggctaacagacgaccaggcctgcactcgaccattcgtctTGGAAgaggcagcacttgaactgctggaactggcgctgcacacTCGCagcaccgctgcggaactttacagactggtgcaggcgaatcgaacggacctaagATGACCACCTCTATACTGATGTCCAAGCACCCATGCTACTGCACAGACTTGGCAATTACGTGGGCTTGGAAGTCCACGCATTCTGACCGACTCATGAGATTTCACGACTAAGAAAtgcgaaaaagaacaaaaaaaaaactctgcaagGACCGAAACTTCCGGTTAGCAGCGTCACAAATATCAGTAACATGTAATCCCTTATAACGCACCTGTGATATGATGGAAGCAGTTGGCGGCCGCGGCAAACGCTTTTCCGAGCACGATACCAGGTTCCCACAGGCGGAGCTTGGGGGTTTAACAGCAACGAATAGGGCGCGAAATTAAAAGCTTCCTACAACAGCTCCGCACTCCGATTTGTGCACTTGAAAGTAAGCAATGTTTTGTCGTACGGAATCTGAGAAACCCGCACGGCAACTACGGCTGGAAAAGCTAATGCCCGTTTCTGGCAACTCGCAAGCTTCTCAGTCCTGGCGGCAATACAAAACCACGACTGTGCACAGGACGCCCCCAGATACGTTGGAAACTTTAGCGATCCCGGCCTTGCTTCACGTAGAAGCGGAATGTAGTTTCTGCGTTCTTCGGAcaaaaggaaagccttgtacagcGTTGTCCTCTGCTTGTTGCCCGCCACGCCACAtcgcccaagaaaaaaaaatgcttccaatGAAAGTGTACTCACCCGCAGTTGCAGACTCAGAATGCAGCAAAAGCTCGGGTTCCCGAAAGGAGGTCGTGTCCACGTAAAACCAACCCGGCAAGCGATCGTCCAAACAGCAATtctgatccccaggtggtcgaaattattccggagccctccactacggcacatctttttccttcactccctcctttatcccttcccttatggcgcggttcaggtgtccaacgatatatgacagatactgcgccatttcctttccccaaaaaccaattattattcgtatgctgcacccgccgcggtggctcagtggttagggcgctcgactacggatccggagttcccgggttcgaacccgaccgcggcggctgcgcttttatggaggaaaaacgctaaggcgcccgtgtgctgtgcgatgtcagtgcacgttaaagatccccaggtggtcgaaattattccggagctctccactacggcacctctctcttcctttcttctttcactacctcctttacccttcccttacggcgcggttcaggtgtccaacgatatacgagacagatactgcgccatttcctttccctcaaaaccaattattattattcgtatGCTGCAGTCCGCCACACGCCTCTGACGTGCGTGACAATGCCCCGCCCCCTCGCCAaccgcatagtttcggtttctctttTCCGAGGTGGCAACGGCGGCTATCGGCCGCGCATCAGCGAGCGAAGCtcggtgcagtttttttttttcccgccgcttcgGAGCCGCTGCGCGTTCCCTCGGTGCGGTCCACGTAGTTCTGTCCTTCAAGTGCACCGGAGCTACGCATTCGTCGCATGCCGTTCGCCGTCTGTGCACCGAGGCCTCACACGTGACGCTGCCACTTGTGAAGGGGCTCCATCGCAACCGCGTTTCACCGTGAAGGACGTCGGGGAGGCCCTTACCATTTTGAAACATTTCTGCTTCAATGCTCTCGGCAGTGTCCGCGCAGTTCTTATCCCAAAAGCAGGTGATCACTGCTCATTCTTCCACCAAATTTTTCTTGCCAGTTTGTTCAAGCTCATTTGGTATGTGGAACTTGGAATAATTCAAACATTTATCCGGTCCCTTCAAGTCTGTATGAGCTTTCACTTTATAACCATTATCACTGCTCACAATGAACATTTCTGTGCCTCACGCACTGTACATTTGATGTGATCTTCTAAACTGCAGAATGAACTTGGTAGGCTAATGCTACACGGAGACACACTTTTGTTGAGCAGAGAAGCAATCCAATTACTAACGTAGCTGTTGTTTGTAGCCATGCCTAAAGCCATCGACACAGGTTCCTTGCGAGCAAAGTTGCAAATAACTACAGTTCTGCCCTGTTCAATGTGTTCAGAGCAGCAAATGGCCAATGAAACAGTTCTCAGATGCATTAAACCTGGTTTCTCCTTGCGCAGTGATTGGCCAGCTGGTGGGTTCCGCGCTCAGCCTGTGGTCCCTTATCAAGGCTGTGCAGCGCAAAGATGACGGCCTTCTTACGGGCACCCTCTCCTTCCTGGGCTGGCTCTCCGTGACGGCCGCCAGGGGACTAGCCCTTTCTCTACTCACCGCTGTCATCCACGGCTGGGTGGTGCTGGCCTGCCTGGGGCATGCTGTCGCCATGACAGCCTGGATTGCTAGCTTCGTGCGTGACACGCACCAGCGCCAAGACAGTGTGCGCCAAGACAGCAGAAGAGACCCATCCGAGCAGCCCCTGCGCAGCCCATGCGTCACCACTATCCTCATCTTTGCACTGTTTGGTCTGCCCTCGCTCATCTTCTGGCCCATCATGTTCGAGTTCAAGCTCAAACGACGGGTCTTCCTGTTTGTCTTTGTCTTCATTGTTGAAAACCTGCTCTGCTTTGGGGCCTGGCAACTCTGGGGCAGCCACACCACGCCGCACAACTACCGTGTCATTGTGTCAGCCCTCCTTCTCGGCCTCACGGTGTCCGGGGTCTTCTTCATCGCACTCTATGTCTGCTGCAAGCCTGAGAAGACAGACCTTGTTGTGTTGCAGCACATACGCGAAGACAACGCCAACAAGTACGGCATCTACTTTGACTTTTGCAAGGCTATTCGCATCCTGCCCGACACGAGTGACATCGCCCGTGACATGGAGAAGATTCGCATGCTCAAGTTGGTCAAGTGAAGGACTAGTCCCCGAGCAAGATGTATTGTTTTTTGAGGACCTTGCATGTGCAACTGCTGTCCTCGAAGTGTTTGTCATGAAGTGATGAACAAAAAACTGCTTATGTGGTGACGTGCACTGGTGAGACGACGCTTGCCACTGGAAATAAGTGTTCAGTACGAACTGTTGCAATGCAGTGATGTATGAATAAAAGCGCTGAACCTTGCTTGACCATCAGTTGGAAATGCAAAGCGTGCACCATGTTGTAGCAATTTTATTGTTGTTGACCACGATAAGGCACTTGCTAAAATTCCGCAACATTGCTCCCATACATTTATGGAAGAACAGGCAGAGGTTTCTTTTAAATGCGGAATAATAAACAGACTGATGCACAAAATATTCACTTCCATGTGTCAATTAACAGAATGATTTTATTGTGAACAAGTGGGGTAATAGCCAGAGCACTTCCTCACTTCTGTTTTCGAGTCCCTCATAAAATGGCAGCTCAATGTACGAGCTACaaataaccaaaaaaaaaaaaaactgctgttcaCATAGACAAAGCTAGAGTGAAAACTACACTCTCCATATGCTGTAGTAAAATGCTTTGAGTATCGCACtatacagtaaaatctcggtgatacgaacatGGTTGATACGAATTTCGCGATGATATGAACTCATAAAATTCCCCGGCCGGAGTGCACTTTGCACAATGTGCGGAATTCCGGATCTTCCGAACTCTCTCCCACACCACATTGGATAATATGAACATGTGAGCCGCGAtcgcaccctcgagcactaagtGCTGCCCACACATCGCTGAAATCGCCATCGCTAATAGCGCGGCATGCACTGCGAGCAGTGAGCAGTGGTGCGCGGCTCTCACATCGCCGAAATCACAATCGCTAATCATGTGGTATGCACTGCGAGTAGCGTGGCCACACGGCCAAGAGTAAATCCCgtcagccgtaaacagatctCTGTGCATTCATTTCCTAtgcttctgcatacgaattttgttcgtttggatgATAAAAAATTTCGGATGATGAATTTTTTCGCGGCCCCGCGAGATTCGTACCgctgagattctactgtactatgTTATCGAATTCAGTGAGATGTGAg
Coding sequences within it:
- the LOC144136794 gene encoding uncharacterized protein LOC144136794 translates to MGDQEAAGTSSNSNGHNNHLQTQLNNHTAPTRTAEDTCCLEDGVTGEHQRLEREEAEDQEEAAGGTPTCRGCSFPYLLVQALVHLGIYIHKLTQDAYSVSTYYQEQQLYYCAISVLCLFVPSLVYSAYLVADSILDRSTPASDICTKLVNGLLLVPWQIKGHVEVLHFAAQRVCSCLSPSKGEMVRLRTLKRETFVLEFFEDFYAGFIQILLQLYLVVLFLNADQTSNALIGQLVGSALSLWSLIKAVQRKDDGLLTGTLSFLGWLSVTAARGLALSLLTAVIHGWVVLACLGHAVAMTAWIASFVRDTHQRQDSVRQDSRRDPSEQPLRSPCVTTILIFALFGLPSLIFWPIMFEFKLKRRVFLFVFVFIVENLLCFGAWQLWGSHTTPHNYRVIVSALLLGLTVSGVFFIALYVCCKPEKTDLVVLQHIREDNANKYGIYFDFCKAIRILPDTSDIARDMEKIRMLKLVK